The genomic interval CTCTAGTCGAATTCATATCTCAATTCAACGTATTACGATATTTTGTTGTAATTTTAAATGCATACTATTTTGTTGTCATTGATTATGCTTTGATTATATATGCTTTTCCTTATTCCTGTCAATATGAATTCTGAAAATTCCAATTGTTACATCGTCACACCATTTTTCCAAATTGTAATTTCGTGAAATTCCATTTCTTCCGCTTTGCCTTTTTATACGGGAACAACCGCTATAATATCTCATGTAAATGCACCTATGTGAAACCATCCCATCTTAAAAATATAAATTATTCACATTTATATTCATCTAAAATATATTTAACAAAAGTATCCACTGTTGGGTGTTCCAACGAGCTATCTTTATAAATTAAGCAGGTATTTCTTGAGATAATACTTCCATTTTTCCCTGTCGCTAAACAACTGAATAAAGCACGCTGATTTTTTAAGCAGATTTCCGGAATCAGCGCCCATCCTAATCCATTGGATACCATTTGCAGACAAGTTTCTCGATTATGAACCTTTATAACTCTAGGAGAACAAGAAAAATGCTCCTTCCACCAATTTTCCCATTCCAGCTTTGCTTCTATACTTGCATTATATTGAATCCACGGCTGCGACGGCAAATCATCCATACGAATGGGTTGTAAAGAAACAAGACAAACAGGCTCTTTTTGAAGAAAATGCACTTTACCCAACCAAGACCTTTTTTCTCGCAAAATTGCCACATCAACTTCATCTTTTTCCAAGAGAGAAACGAGTTGCGAACTTAGCTCCGTTTTTAAATTAATTTCAATTCCAGGAAAACGCTCTTTAAATTTTCTGATTAAAGGCGAAAGTTTGTATTGCGCAAATATGTGAGAAACCCCCAGCTGCAAAGTTCCATGGACGGTGGCTTCCATACTTCCGACATAATCTTTTGTCAAAGCAATCATATCCAGCATTTTCTCTGCGCATTGGTGTATATATTCACCTTGTGCAGTTAAAACCGACCCGTCAGAATGTCGATTTAATATTTTAACTCCAAAATCTGTTTCTAGCCTTTTCAACCGATAAGTAAGCGATGGCTGTGAAATGTAAAGACGAGCAGCTGCTTTTGTGATGCTGCCTTCTTCATAAACCATTTTTAAAGCGATTAGATCATTGGTATTCATTCCTCTTGCTCCTCCAATCGATATAAAATAACTCTACAGCCTTTTTGGAAATCACCATTCTTCTATAATAATTAATTATACTACTATAAATCATCGCATTCACCAAGAAATTTTTACACCTTATAAAATATACGTTAA from Massilibacillus massiliensis carries:
- a CDS encoding LysR family transcriptional regulator encodes the protein MNTNDLIALKMVYEEGSITKAAARLYISQPSLTYRLKRLETDFGVKILNRHSDGSVLTAQGEYIHQCAEKMLDMIALTKDYVGSMEATVHGTLQLGVSHIFAQYKLSPLIRKFKERFPGIEINLKTELSSQLVSLLEKDEVDVAILREKRSWLGKVHFLQKEPVCLVSLQPIRMDDLPSQPWIQYNASIEAKLEWENWWKEHFSCSPRVIKVHNRETCLQMVSNGLGWALIPEICLKNQRALFSCLATGKNGSIISRNTCLIYKDSSLEHPTVDTFVKYILDEYKCE